The Blastocatellia bacterium genomic interval AGCTTGGATAATGGGAACTCCAGCAAAAAGAGCAGGCAAAGTTAGTGAAGTAGCTAGTGCGGCACTTTATCTTGCAAGTGATGAAGGTAGCTTTTTTACTGGACAAGTGCTTAGCCCTAGTGGAGGGGCTTGGATGGCCTAAGCTAATTGATCTCAATATTTAGGAGCATAGACAATTTTTCTAAATTACTGTTATATGTTCCTAATTCAACCTACATTAAATTATTTACTTACCAATAGTTGCATATACATTATTATAACTATAACTATTTAGTAGCTTTATCAGATCAAACTTTACCTTCTAAGAGATCACTTCTATTTTCTTAATTGTTTGTATCTAAACAAATTACCAAAAACAAGTTTTTTTATTTGTTAAAAATCGTGTTTTTTGATATTTAAAAACAAACAACAATACTTGTTAAAAGTTATTATTAAGTTGTTGTCTTCCAAAGTCTATCAATTATGACCCATTATAACTGGAGTAAAAAAATGAGAACACTTACTAAAGAAGGGAAGTTGCGTTCAGCTAGGTTTATTTTGCCAGCACGTACTTATACAGTTGGAGAATTAATGCAAATTACTGGTATGACACGACAACAAGTAAGCTATTGGTCAAAGTTAAATATTGTAATCCCAAGTATTTCTCAACATTCTGAAAGCACTGGCCCAGGCTATAAATCTCTTTATGCTGTTACGGATGTAATCGAAGGATTAGTTGTATCTGAACTACGCCGTTCAGGTTTTTCTTTGCAAGCAATTCGTAAAGTTGTAGCTCGTCTTAAGGCTGAAGGAATAGAACTTTATGAATCCGCTCCGTTTCTTCTAACTGATGGTCGATCAGTTTACTATGCCTATAGCGATAAAGAGGTAGTAGATTTACTTCGCGCACATCGCCAGCAACTACTACTTTTATCACTAGAGGAACAACTAGGCAAAGTTCCTGATATTCGCAAAGCCGCCTAATGGCAATTGCTGTTGGCAAAAGTTTTGTTTTATTCATTTTAAGGAGAAATTTAATGTCCACCGTCATTGCAATTGCTAATCAAAAAGGTGGTGTTGGCAAGACGACCACAGCAGTCAATTTAGCTTGTTTTCTAGCCCATCCTCAATCAATTAAAAAAACAGCACGAGTCTTGATAGTTGATTGTGATCCTCAAGGTCATATTGCTAGATCTTTTGCTATTGATTCTAACTCTATAGAAAAAACCCTTTATGGTGCGTTACTTGGACGTTGTGAACCAGTAGAAGCTATTAGAGAAGTACGGGGAAATTTAGATATTTTGCCATCTAACCGCGAATTAGCTATTGGTGAAATTGAACTACGTGAAGTAATTAACCGTGAACGTAGATTGCGCCAAATGCTATCTAAACTAACTAATTATGACTACATAATTATTGATTGTCCTCCTGGATTAAACCTACTTACTATCAATGCTTTAGCTGCGGCTCAAATAGTCCTAATTCCTGTTTCTACCTGGCTTGCACTAACTGGAATAGGCGATCTAGCTGAAGTGCTAGCAGAACTTGTCCGAGAATTTAACTTAAATGTCACTATTTTTGCTGTACAAACTTTCTTTCGTTCAGGTGTAAGAGAATCAGAGTCTTTAAGAGAAAGGCTTAAATCTGACTTTGGAACTAATTTACTTAATTCAACTATTAATCTAAACACTGCTATTTCTACAGCAACAGCAGAAGGTCGCCCTATAATTGATTATCCAAACACGGCTGGCTATGTTGATTATGCTCGATTAGCCAAGGAGGTTGTTACACGTGTCGCAAAAGAAGATAAAGCCGCGCGCAAAGTCCGCAAAGGCTGAGGATAATATAAAAACAGACGCTTCCTCAGAAGCAACTATTCGTAACACACCAGCTACTCGTGCATTAAGGTTCCTTTTAGGCAAAGAACCTTATTCAGAGGAGTTAGCTCAAGTAGATTCTTCTGTTGGCGATCTTAATGATCTTGATGATCTTAATGATCTTGATCAGTCGTCAACTCAGTTGATCTCTAGCCCGATCTCTACAGCGATCAACCCAACTCCCCAATTGATCGAATCTCAAAAAAATGATCCTGCTTCGATCTCAGATCAGCGATCTAGCCTTGAAAATACTACGATCGCTAGCACTCAAAGAGCTAGCTCTATTATAGATAGCTCACAGAGCCGGCTCACACAGACACTTTCTCAAACTGAAAGGCTCACAGAGAGCCAGCTATCACAGAGCCGGCTCACAGAGAGCCAGCTATTAGCGAGCCAGCTAGAAAAAACTATACCTTTACCAGAATTAAAAACACAACCTAATTTACTAGAAGAATCCGAACAAATAATAGATATTCCTCTACCACAACGCCCAACACCTTTAGGTAAAATCGAAGCTAGCCCTATAAATATTAATTGGCGTAGTGTAGAACATAGCCGAATCCCACAAGTTGTTTTTGACGAAATTTTGCCACAACTTCCCCCAATGACCCATACTCCTTATTTACAACTATTGCGTTTAACCTTTGGTTTTCAAAGAAATAGCTGCCATATTAGCTTAGAAGCTTGGGCGGCTCGCTGTAATCAATCTTTAGCATCTATTAAAAGACAAGCTGTTATTTTGCAACAAAGAGGATTACTAAAAAAAGAAAGTGTTGTTTTTGGAGGTTCAGCTAGAGGTTCATATTTTTGTCCTGTTATACCAGGTATTCTTAATGATGAAGAAACTAGTAATAACACCAGTAAAATACCTCTTGAAGTTAATAATAATAATTCTAGCCGGCTCACACAGAGCCAGCTATCAGACAGCCGGCTCACACAGAGCCAGCTACCACAGAGCTACATGAAAGATCATGATCATGATCTTAGAAATAAAAAAGATCATCTCGAAAAGCAGGTGATGATGATTTATCAAGAGTTAACTGGAAACCGTCCAACTTTAGCTGACCTAACAGCTTATAGAAAAATCGCCCATCTTGGACAAGAAAACATACTTGTGTATATGAAACAGATTTTTGAACGAAGTGTTGAGCCTATAGGCTCGTTTGCTTATTTTGGCAAAGCTATAGACAA includes:
- a CDS encoding MerR family transcriptional regulator, with product MRTLTKEGKLRSARFILPARTYTVGELMQITGMTRQQVSYWSKLNIVIPSISQHSESTGPGYKSLYAVTDVIEGLVVSELRRSGFSLQAIRKVVARLKAEGIELYESAPFLLTDGRSVYYAYSDKEVVDLLRAHRQQLLLLSLEEQLGKVPDIRKAA
- a CDS encoding ParA family protein, which gives rise to MSTVIAIANQKGGVGKTTTAVNLACFLAHPQSIKKTARVLIVDCDPQGHIARSFAIDSNSIEKTLYGALLGRCEPVEAIREVRGNLDILPSNRELAIGEIELREVINRERRLRQMLSKLTNYDYIIIDCPPGLNLLTINALAAAQIVLIPVSTWLALTGIGDLAEVLAELVREFNLNVTIFAVQTFFRSGVRESESLRERLKSDFGTNLLNSTINLNTAISTATAEGRPIIDYPNTAGYVDYARLAKEVVTRVAKEDKAARKVRKG